In Marinobacter salsuginis, one DNA window encodes the following:
- a CDS encoding OmpH family outer membrane protein produces MSRFVLMFAAVIMAFSFPAMAETRIGVVDLRQALFSSDDAKTFSESLQKDFAGDEARVREAQEAARKLQERLEKDGAMMNESERNKLAGEFQEKVKEFNFLKQRLDSTVNQRKQAFLEQARPEVDAAVKELLEENNLDLILPSEAVVYVKPEMNLTSQLLEKLNR; encoded by the coding sequence ATGTCCCGATTTGTTTTGATGTTCGCTGCTGTGATTATGGCGTTTTCATTCCCGGCGATGGCCGAAACCCGGATTGGTGTAGTCGATCTGCGTCAGGCACTGTTCTCGTCTGACGATGCCAAGACATTCAGCGAATCCCTTCAGAAGGATTTTGCCGGGGACGAAGCCCGCGTCCGTGAAGCCCAGGAAGCAGCTCGCAAGCTCCAGGAACGCCTTGAGAAGGATGGAGCCATGATGAACGAGAGCGAGCGTAACAAGCTGGCGGGAGAGTTCCAGGAGAAGGTAAAGGAGTTCAACTTTCTCAAGCAGCGGTTGGATTCAACAGTGAACCAGCGCAAGCAGGCGTTTCTGGAGCAGGCTCGTCCCGAGGTGGACGCAGCGGTCAAGGAGCTTCTTGAGGAGAACAACCTCGACCTTATCCTGCCAAGCGAAGCAGTTGTCTATGTAAAGCCTGAAATGAACCTGACCTCTCAGCTTCTTGAAAAACTGAACCGTTAA
- the ispC gene encoding 1-deoxy-D-xylulose-5-phosphate reductoisomerase, with protein sequence MATRSISILGATGSIGLSTLDVVRRHPERFSVYALTASTRAEELAVLCREFRPKVAVMADPEAANMLSELLADLPDTEVLAGLDGLCQAASAPDVDTVMAAIVGAAGLSPTLSAVRAGKRVLLANKEALVMSGKLFMDAVTEAGAELLPIDSEHNAIFQCMPADKIRDPAGAGITRILLTASGGPFREHSAEDLRSVTPAQACAHPNWSMGQKISVDSATLMNKGLELIEACWLFNTTPQKVEVHVHPESIIHSMVEYADGSVLAQLGSPDMRTPIANGLAWPERIDAGVAPLDLFAIGRFHFERPDLGRFPCLRLAAEAFEAGGTAPAVLNAANEVAVAAFLDGTLCFSDIPVIIERTLAATAVEPADSFEIIFAKDKEARGRAREQIGLLTV encoded by the coding sequence ATGGCAACCCGCTCTATCAGCATTCTCGGAGCCACGGGCTCCATTGGCCTCAGCACCCTGGATGTTGTTCGAAGGCACCCGGAACGTTTCTCGGTTTATGCATTAACCGCCAGCACCCGCGCTGAGGAACTGGCTGTATTGTGCCGGGAATTCCGTCCCAAGGTGGCCGTCATGGCCGATCCAGAGGCTGCCAATATGCTCTCCGAGCTGCTGGCAGACTTGCCGGACACCGAGGTGCTCGCCGGCCTGGATGGGTTGTGTCAGGCAGCCTCGGCGCCTGACGTTGATACCGTGATGGCAGCCATTGTTGGCGCGGCGGGATTATCGCCTACGCTTTCAGCGGTAAGGGCAGGGAAGCGGGTGCTGCTTGCCAATAAAGAAGCCCTGGTGATGTCCGGGAAATTGTTCATGGACGCCGTGACCGAGGCCGGTGCCGAACTGCTGCCGATCGATTCCGAGCACAACGCGATTTTCCAGTGCATGCCGGCAGACAAGATCCGGGATCCTGCTGGTGCCGGTATTACGAGGATCTTGCTGACAGCCTCCGGTGGCCCCTTCCGCGAGCACTCTGCTGAAGATCTCCGGTCGGTAACTCCGGCCCAGGCGTGTGCCCACCCCAACTGGTCCATGGGCCAAAAGATTTCCGTAGACTCAGCCACCTTGATGAACAAGGGCCTGGAGCTGATTGAAGCCTGCTGGCTTTTCAACACAACACCTCAGAAAGTCGAGGTGCATGTTCATCCAGAGAGTATCATCCACTCCATGGTGGAATATGCCGATGGATCCGTGTTGGCACAGCTTGGCAGTCCGGATATGAGAACGCCGATTGCCAACGGCCTGGCCTGGCCCGAGCGCATTGATGCCGGAGTTGCCCCCCTGGATCTGTTCGCTATCGGGCGTTTTCACTTCGAACGCCCGGATCTGGGGCGTTTCCCCTGTCTGCGCCTTGCTGCGGAAGCTTTCGAGGCGGGCGGCACTGCACCGGCGGTTCTGAATGCGGCCAATGAAGTGGCGGTTGCCGCTTTTCTCGACGGTACCCTGTGTTTTTCGGATATCCCCGTTATCATAGAGCGAACGCTCGCTGCGACCGCAGTAGAGCCAGCAGACAGCTTTGAGATCATTTTTGCCAAGGATAAAGAGGCACGGGGTCGTGCGCGGGAACAGATAGGTCTGTTAACTGTCTGA
- the lpxD gene encoding UDP-3-O-(3-hydroxymyristoyl)glucosamine N-acyltransferase yields MTERSYRLGEIANALGAELRGDPDVKVSGLATLQAAGPGQISFLANPSYGKYLPDTRASAVIVAPASAKEAPTNALLLDNPYLGYARLSHWFDPAPVASPGIHPSAVVDPSATIAEDASIGPNVVVEAGADIGERVVVGAGSIVGARARIGARTLIRPRVTLAHDVVIGERCHILSGAVIGSDGFGFANEKGVWHRIAQLGRVVLGNDVEVGANTTIDRGALDDTVIGDGVKLDNLIQIAHNVCIGEHSAMAAMVGIAGSTRVGRHCVFGGASGVAGHLEIADQVHLTGMTLVTGDIREPGVYSSGTSADTNRQWRKNAVRFRQLDVLARRVKELEKKLEG; encoded by the coding sequence ATGACAGAAAGGTCCTATCGCCTTGGGGAAATTGCCAATGCCCTTGGTGCGGAGCTACGGGGTGACCCTGATGTAAAGGTTTCGGGTCTGGCGACGTTGCAGGCGGCTGGTCCCGGTCAGATCAGCTTCCTGGCGAATCCGTCCTATGGCAAATATCTGCCAGACACGCGTGCTTCGGCCGTTATTGTTGCACCTGCCTCGGCGAAAGAGGCTCCGACCAACGCCCTGTTACTGGACAATCCATATCTCGGATATGCCCGGTTGAGCCACTGGTTTGACCCCGCCCCCGTTGCTTCGCCCGGCATTCACCCGTCCGCAGTAGTAGACCCGTCAGCGACCATCGCTGAGGATGCCAGCATAGGCCCGAATGTGGTGGTGGAAGCCGGGGCAGATATTGGTGAGAGGGTTGTTGTTGGAGCCGGCTCGATTGTTGGAGCCCGCGCCAGAATCGGAGCCCGGACTCTGATTCGGCCCCGGGTGACTCTGGCTCACGACGTGGTGATTGGCGAACGTTGCCACATACTCAGCGGTGCTGTGATAGGCTCCGACGGTTTTGGTTTCGCGAACGAGAAGGGCGTTTGGCACCGTATTGCACAGCTCGGGCGCGTTGTTCTCGGGAATGATGTGGAAGTGGGCGCCAACACCACTATCGATCGCGGGGCTTTGGATGACACCGTGATTGGCGACGGTGTGAAGCTCGATAACCTGATCCAGATTGCCCATAACGTATGCATAGGCGAGCACAGCGCCATGGCGGCTATGGTTGGCATTGCCGGCAGCACCCGCGTTGGCAGGCACTGTGTTTTCGGTGGCGCATCCGGCGTTGCTGGCCATCTTGAAATCGCCGATCAGGTTCATCTGACCGGTATGACTCTGGTAACCGGTGACATCCGGGAGCCAGGTGTCTATTCATCAGGCACGAGTGCCGATACCAACCGTCAATGGCGCAAGAATGCGGTGCGCTTCCGGCAGTTGGATGTTCTGGCGCGACGGGT
- a CDS encoding phosphatidate cytidylyltransferase — translation MLKTRIITALILAPIAIGGIFFLPPLGFALFTGAIISIGAWEWANMSGIGHPAGRIGYALLTALILYGLLNVPFVAVLWLALFWWGICFLLVRSYPAGSDKWGSLPVRAVMGLFVLVPAWVGLNHLRTGGFQFGDSSNNLLLILYVFCVVWVADIGAYFAGRAFGKAKLAPRVSPGKSWAGVWGGLVAVGAFALVVSFLASAGAGQTLLLIVASLATGLVSVLGDLLESMLKRHRGIKDSSQLLPGHGGIMDRIDSLTAAIPVFALIITQLGWLTTGHW, via the coding sequence GTGTTAAAAACCCGAATTATCACCGCATTGATTCTCGCCCCGATCGCCATCGGCGGGATCTTCTTTCTCCCTCCGCTGGGGTTTGCTCTCTTCACAGGTGCCATCATCTCTATAGGTGCCTGGGAGTGGGCAAATATGTCTGGCATTGGGCATCCTGCTGGTCGGATCGGTTATGCGCTGCTAACCGCCCTGATTCTATACGGGCTTCTCAACGTGCCGTTTGTGGCGGTGCTCTGGCTGGCGCTGTTCTGGTGGGGCATCTGTTTTCTTCTGGTTCGCAGTTACCCCGCAGGGTCTGATAAATGGGGCAGTCTGCCGGTCAGAGCCGTAATGGGGCTGTTCGTGCTGGTGCCCGCCTGGGTTGGCCTGAATCACCTGCGTACCGGTGGCTTCCAGTTTGGCGACAGCAGCAACAACCTGCTGCTCATTCTTTACGTGTTCTGCGTGGTCTGGGTTGCTGATATCGGTGCTTACTTTGCCGGTCGGGCGTTTGGAAAAGCAAAGTTGGCACCCCGGGTCAGCCCCGGTAAGTCCTGGGCGGGTGTCTGGGGTGGTCTGGTGGCCGTGGGAGCCTTTGCTCTTGTGGTGAGTTTTCTGGCTTCAGCAGGGGCAGGACAGACACTGCTCCTGATTGTTGCCAGTCTCGCCACCGGCCTGGTTTCGGTGTTGGGTGATTTGCTGGAAAGCATGCTCAAGCGGCATCGGGGCATCAAGGACAGTAGTCAGTTGCTACCCGGCCATGGCGGGATTATGGATCGGATTGATAGTCTGACAGCGGCGATTCCGGTTTTTGCTCTCATCATTACCCAACTTGGTTGGCTCACAACCGGGCACTGGTGA
- the rseP gene encoding RIP metalloprotease RseP, with protein sequence MQIIETVLALALTLGILVTLHEYGHFWVARRCGVKVLRFSVGFGKPMFSWYDKHGTEFAVAAIPLGGYVKMLDEREGPVPEELRDQAFTSKPPGQRIAIAAAGPVANFIFAIFAYWLLSVVGVTHVAPIVGQIADESVAERVGLQEGMEIHAVDGHRVSSWRDVNMRILERTGEHGSISMEVSEDGARGTVSGELSGWGLSDDTPNPLAEFGITPWRPAVPPVLGQISEGGRAEAAGLQPGDRIVAVNGEAIGSWFELVEFIRNAPEQTLQVTVERNGSEQSLSVTPEARTEESGESIGFVGAGVEAISWPEEVLRDVSYGPFAAIPVALSETWADTRLTLVAIKKMVTGLLSPTNLSGPITIARVAEASVSSGFEDFVRFLAYLSVSLGILNLLPVPVLDGGHIVYYTIEALRGKPLSEQAQAFGLRIGMAMILTLMVFALYNDLMRL encoded by the coding sequence ATGCAGATTATTGAAACCGTCCTCGCACTCGCGCTTACCCTCGGCATCCTCGTGACCTTGCACGAATACGGTCATTTCTGGGTGGCCCGGCGGTGCGGGGTAAAAGTGCTCCGATTCTCGGTGGGTTTCGGGAAACCCATGTTTTCCTGGTATGACAAGCATGGAACCGAGTTCGCGGTTGCGGCCATTCCACTGGGCGGCTACGTCAAGATGCTTGATGAGCGAGAGGGGCCGGTACCCGAGGAACTCCGAGACCAGGCCTTCACGTCCAAGCCGCCCGGCCAACGTATTGCCATTGCCGCGGCTGGCCCCGTAGCCAATTTCATATTTGCCATTTTTGCTTACTGGCTATTAAGCGTGGTTGGCGTTACCCATGTTGCGCCCATTGTTGGCCAGATTGCCGACGAGAGCGTGGCCGAGCGGGTGGGGCTGCAGGAAGGCATGGAGATTCACGCCGTGGATGGCCATCGGGTCAGTTCCTGGCGTGATGTGAACATGCGCATCCTCGAGCGGACTGGCGAGCATGGTTCGATCTCCATGGAGGTGTCCGAGGATGGCGCCCGGGGAACCGTCAGCGGTGAGCTTTCAGGATGGGGCCTGAGTGATGATACGCCCAACCCGCTGGCTGAGTTTGGCATCACGCCATGGCGGCCTGCTGTGCCGCCTGTATTGGGTCAGATTTCCGAGGGTGGGCGTGCAGAGGCAGCCGGGTTGCAGCCCGGAGATCGCATCGTTGCCGTGAATGGCGAGGCGATCGGCAGCTGGTTTGAGCTGGTAGAGTTCATTCGCAACGCTCCGGAGCAGACACTTCAGGTCACTGTGGAGCGCAACGGCTCGGAACAATCCCTGAGCGTGACCCCGGAAGCAAGGACCGAGGAAAGTGGCGAGTCGATCGGTTTCGTCGGGGCAGGTGTGGAGGCGATCTCGTGGCCAGAGGAAGTTCTGCGGGATGTCAGCTACGGTCCGTTCGCTGCCATCCCGGTAGCCCTCAGCGAAACCTGGGCGGACACCCGTCTTACGCTCGTGGCCATCAAGAAAATGGTCACCGGACTGTTGTCGCCCACAAACCTCAGTGGTCCGATAACCATTGCCCGGGTTGCAGAGGCCAGCGTCAGCTCCGGATTCGAAGATTTCGTGCGTTTTCTTGCTTATCTGAGCGTAAGTCTGGGCATTTTGAACCTTCTGCCTGTACCGGTACTGGATGGTGGTCATATCGTTTACTACACCATCGAAGCCCTCCGGGGAAAGCCGCTTTCCGAGCAGGCTCAAGCGTTTGGATTACGAATTGGTATGGCAATGATCCTCACATTAATGGTGTTTGCTCTTTACAACGACCTGATGCGGTTGTGA
- the bamA gene encoding outer membrane protein assembly factor BamA → MRRSLLSVAVGLAVAVSGMKPALADQFTVADIEVEGLQRVSAGTVFSAFPVNIGEQVDETELADAIKSLFRTGLFTDIEASREAGVLILTVRERPSISDIEIEGNKNIETEMLMDALAGAGLQEGQVFRRATLERLELEILRSYIAQGRYNARVKATAEELPRNRVSIRLDINEGSVAAIHHINLIGNRDFTDEELQDLFELQTTSWWNSITNADKYARERLSGDLESLRSFYLDRGYLDFNVESSQVSISPDKQKVFIAIAVNEGPQYTISEINLRGELIVGEEELRSLIPVEEGDVFSRSRMTAISESLAFRLGREGYAFANVNAVPEPGENNTAAVTFFVEPGKRAYVRRINFDGNVSTRDDVLRQEMTQMEGGVASSDRIEFSKTKLERLGFFQTVNVDTVPVPGTDDLVDVNYSVEEQPTGSLSASIGFSQDSGVILGANVSENNFFGTGKRVSFGVNVSDSIKSANISYLDPYYTVDGVSRGFSVFARETDYEEEDISSFLLDEYGGRVTFGYPTDSITRLNFGAGVTQSNLKEGLFTSQEVSEFIDEEGDSFTNFFLFGSWRRSTLNRGVLPTDGYSHSLSLDVAVPGSDLTFYKATHKTDFYYPVTDNNRWVFRARSEIGYGDGYGDRSQMPFYEHFYTGGYGSVRGYEANSLGLRATNNVNDLSDPDPFGGNLLTEGGLELIFPTPFAGDTRSMRTAFFLDAGQVFDTARGFDPELSEIRMAAGVGFQWITAVGPLAFSLAYPLNDKAGDDTQVFQFSLGQTF, encoded by the coding sequence ATGAGACGTTCTCTTCTAAGTGTAGCCGTTGGCCTCGCTGTGGCCGTGTCCGGCATGAAGCCAGCACTTGCTGATCAGTTCACTGTTGCGGATATTGAGGTTGAAGGCCTGCAGAGGGTATCTGCGGGTACTGTTTTTTCTGCGTTCCCTGTCAATATTGGTGAACAGGTGGACGAGACCGAGCTGGCTGATGCGATCAAGTCGCTGTTCCGGACCGGGCTTTTTACCGACATTGAGGCCAGCCGGGAAGCTGGTGTACTCATTCTGACGGTTCGAGAGCGTCCCTCCATCAGTGATATCGAGATCGAGGGCAATAAGAACATTGAAACCGAGATGTTGATGGACGCGCTGGCAGGGGCCGGGCTTCAGGAAGGCCAGGTGTTCCGGCGTGCGACCCTCGAACGTCTGGAGCTTGAAATACTGCGCTCATACATTGCTCAGGGCCGCTACAATGCCCGGGTAAAGGCAACAGCGGAAGAGCTTCCGAGAAACCGGGTTTCGATTCGTCTGGATATCAATGAAGGTTCTGTTGCCGCCATTCACCACATCAATCTCATTGGCAACCGGGATTTCACCGACGAGGAGCTGCAGGATCTGTTCGAGCTGCAAACCACGAGCTGGTGGAACTCGATAACCAACGCGGACAAATACGCCAGAGAACGTCTGAGCGGCGATCTGGAGTCGCTTCGGTCATTCTATCTTGATCGGGGCTATCTCGATTTCAACGTCGAGTCCAGCCAAGTGTCCATCTCTCCGGACAAGCAAAAAGTCTTCATCGCGATTGCTGTAAATGAAGGTCCCCAGTACACCATTTCCGAAATCAACCTTCGCGGTGAGCTCATCGTGGGTGAGGAGGAATTGCGCTCGCTGATTCCGGTCGAGGAAGGTGATGTATTCTCCCGGTCCCGCATGACAGCAATTTCCGAATCCCTGGCATTCCGGCTTGGCCGTGAGGGCTATGCCTTTGCCAACGTCAATGCCGTTCCGGAGCCGGGCGAAAACAACACAGCCGCAGTCACGTTTTTTGTGGAGCCTGGCAAGCGGGCCTACGTGCGAAGAATCAATTTCGATGGCAACGTGTCTACACGCGATGATGTCCTGCGCCAGGAAATGACGCAAATGGAGGGCGGTGTTGCGTCTTCCGACCGAATCGAGTTCTCCAAGACCAAGTTGGAACGTCTTGGCTTCTTCCAGACTGTTAACGTGGACACCGTCCCGGTACCTGGCACCGACGACCTGGTGGACGTCAATTATTCCGTTGAGGAGCAGCCAACAGGCAGCCTTTCGGCCTCCATTGGCTTTTCCCAGGATTCCGGTGTGATTCTCGGTGCCAATGTCTCTGAGAATAACTTCTTTGGTACCGGTAAGCGGGTATCCTTCGGCGTGAATGTCAGTGACTCCATCAAGAGCGCAAACATCTCCTATCTGGACCCTTACTACACCGTTGATGGCGTGAGCCGCGGGTTCAGTGTATTCGCCCGGGAGACTGACTACGAAGAGGAAGATATTTCCTCGTTCCTGCTGGATGAGTACGGTGGCCGCGTTACCTTCGGCTACCCCACGGACAGTATTACCCGCCTGAATTTTGGTGCCGGTGTCACTCAGTCGAATCTGAAGGAAGGCCTCTTTACGTCACAGGAGGTGAGTGAATTCATTGATGAGGAAGGCGACTCGTTCACCAACTTTTTCCTGTTCGGAAGCTGGCGTCGCAGTACTCTGAACCGTGGCGTGTTGCCGACTGATGGTTACAGCCACTCACTGTCCCTGGATGTGGCGGTGCCGGGTAGTGATCTGACTTTCTACAAAGCTACCCACAAAACGGATTTCTACTACCCTGTGACCGATAATAATCGCTGGGTCTTCCGGGCACGGTCAGAGATCGGCTACGGCGATGGCTATGGTGATCGCAGCCAGATGCCGTTCTACGAGCACTTCTACACCGGTGGTTATGGTTCGGTTCGTGGATACGAAGCCAACTCGCTGGGGCTCAGGGCAACGAATAACGTAAACGACCTTTCGGATCCGGATCCGTTTGGCGGCAACCTTTTGACCGAGGGTGGTCTGGAACTGATCTTCCCGACGCCGTTTGCTGGCGATACCCGCTCAATGAGAACGGCATTCTTCCTGGATGCCGGCCAGGTGTTTGATACAGCCAGGGGGTTCGATCCGGAACTGAGCGAAATCAGGATGGCAGCCGGTGTCGGCTTCCAGTGGATAACGGCTGTTGGCCCATTGGCATTCAGTCTCGCTTACCCTCTGAACGACAAAGCTGGCGACGACACACAGGTGTTCCAGTTCTCGCTGGGCCAGACCTTCTAA